The Sphingomonas alpina genome has a segment encoding these proteins:
- a CDS encoding diguanylate cyclase domain-containing protein, which translates to MTDPAKPAPSKPLPTLRQVLTRVHFRVTLFAVGIAGLTVLLTGFTAVGLYAKQNLKLIAQTASYSVAPAIIFNDAEAAQRSIAPLTTTDGIAEITVSTGGGRVLAQWKSPTGPAPFLSLNRIVETLYFTDPTVAPVVHEGATIGEVRVRGQTGIIAGYIEAGLLGTLACLVVTAVATFLLALHLQGAVIAPLRAIAAVAHAVRVDRAFDRRAPKATILEVDTLRDDFNALLAELEQWQHRLRYENETLSHRATHDALTGLPNRALFDQQLAAMLDQANREGASFAVLYADGDGFKQINDRFGHAAGDVVLAEIGVRLRASLSTHDLAARLGGDEFALLLASPSDLEAVMRVRESITAAMIVPIDLPSGERISVSLSIGAAVYPQDGADVAALVHHADSEMFVAKRSTR; encoded by the coding sequence ATGACGGATCCTGCCAAGCCCGCCCCCTCCAAGCCCCTGCCCACATTGCGCCAGGTGCTGACCCGGGTTCATTTCCGGGTGACCCTGTTCGCCGTCGGTATTGCCGGTCTGACCGTCCTGCTGACGGGTTTCACGGCAGTGGGGCTCTATGCCAAGCAGAATCTCAAGCTGATCGCCCAGACCGCAAGCTATAGCGTGGCGCCCGCGATCATCTTCAACGACGCGGAAGCCGCACAGCGCAGCATCGCCCCGCTTACCACCACTGACGGGATCGCCGAGATCACCGTCTCCACCGGCGGCGGCCGCGTCCTGGCGCAGTGGAAGTCTCCAACGGGACCCGCACCGTTTCTGTCGCTCAACCGGATCGTCGAAACCTTGTACTTCACTGACCCAACGGTCGCGCCAGTGGTGCATGAGGGTGCGACCATCGGCGAGGTCAGGGTTCGCGGGCAGACCGGGATCATCGCTGGCTATATCGAGGCTGGATTGCTCGGCACCCTCGCCTGCCTGGTCGTGACGGCCGTTGCGACTTTCCTGCTGGCGCTTCACCTTCAAGGCGCCGTGATCGCACCGCTGCGTGCGATTGCAGCCGTGGCGCATGCGGTACGCGTCGATCGCGCCTTTGACCGCCGGGCCCCCAAAGCGACGATCCTCGAGGTCGACACGCTACGCGACGATTTCAACGCTCTGCTCGCCGAGTTGGAGCAATGGCAGCACCGGCTGCGCTATGAGAATGAAACACTCAGTCATCGCGCGACGCACGACGCGCTGACCGGCTTGCCCAACCGCGCCCTGTTCGACCAGCAACTCGCCGCCATGCTCGATCAGGCAAACCGCGAGGGCGCGAGTTTTGCCGTGCTCTATGCCGATGGTGACGGGTTCAAGCAGATCAACGATCGGTTCGGCCACGCCGCCGGCGATGTCGTCCTGGCCGAGATCGGCGTGCGACTGCGCGCCAGCCTCAGCACGCATGACCTCGCCGCGCGGCTCGGCGGCGACGAGTTCGCACTGCTACTGGCGTCGCCCAGCGACCTGGAGGCGGTCATGCGAGTGCGCGAGAGCATCACGGCGGCGATGATCGTGCCGATCGACCTCCCCTCGGGCGAGCGGATTTCGGTCAGCCTCAGCATCGGTGCCGCGGTCTATCCGCAGGACGGCGCGGATGTGGCAGCGCTGGTCCACCATGCGGACAGCGAGATGTTCGTGGCGAAACGGTCCACACGATAA
- a CDS encoding VanW family protein: MDDILRKEMNERAASATALPRTGVPTRASALVFSTKAMMLRARRLMRDLTPGTAPRRHPRSAALSDAPVIAAVTSPLWTAAGGAGDHALNAGKIQNLRAALRGIDGIEVAAGELFSFWRHVGRPVRRRGFVAGRELREGCMIATVGGGLCQLSNALYEAGLDAGLEIVERHAHTRIVPGSRAANGRDATVFWNYLDLRMRARQAFRIEARLTTDMLEVRIRGRGGPVDDPAASLLAGLTAHDCLSCGQISCHRHSPDRPQTARPPIAWLVDAPIPEFAAFYRDEAGPDDLLLLPTRRFGAGAQGWPQIGRERTADLTTLRRSATLRLRAGAAPLAAQMLAADARLAAAHARGLSAAHTHLVVAQTLLPHLWRSGVLQGRRFEVLLDRLPMQSLQAILDAAHARHPESSTLSDFRAPEPIVAAESAALAAAYRLITPHRTVAGCFPYRVELVDWAAATPLPVRRGGRTFLFAGPAVARKGIHAMREAMTGLDIDLAIERDAIEEPDFWSGLTVRHLGNGEPPTELAGVVLPALFEHRPRTLLRALAAGLPVIATAACGLPPQPGLTLIEPDDPGHLRDGLLAAL; this comes from the coding sequence ATGGATGACATCCTGCGGAAAGAGATGAACGAACGTGCCGCCAGCGCAACCGCCTTGCCGCGGACGGGTGTCCCGACCCGCGCAAGCGCCCTGGTCTTTTCGACCAAGGCGATGATGCTGCGCGCGCGTCGCCTGATGCGCGACCTCACCCCGGGCACCGCGCCACGCCGCCATCCGCGATCGGCCGCGTTAAGCGATGCGCCGGTGATCGCGGCGGTCACCTCGCCGCTATGGACGGCAGCGGGTGGCGCCGGGGATCATGCGCTCAATGCCGGCAAGATCCAGAATCTCCGCGCTGCGCTGCGCGGCATCGACGGGATCGAAGTGGCGGCGGGCGAACTGTTCAGCTTCTGGCGCCATGTCGGCCGTCCCGTCCGCCGGCGCGGCTTTGTCGCCGGCCGGGAGCTGCGCGAGGGATGCATGATCGCAACCGTCGGCGGCGGCCTGTGCCAATTGTCCAATGCCCTTTACGAGGCCGGACTGGACGCCGGACTGGAGATTGTCGAGCGCCATGCGCACACCCGCATCGTCCCCGGATCTCGCGCCGCCAACGGGCGGGACGCAACCGTGTTCTGGAACTATCTCGACCTGCGTATGCGCGCCCGACAAGCGTTTCGCATCGAGGCACGGCTCACCACGGACATGCTCGAAGTCAGAATTCGCGGCCGTGGCGGGCCGGTCGATGATCCCGCCGCAAGCCTGCTCGCCGGACTGACTGCGCATGATTGCCTGAGCTGTGGCCAGATCAGTTGCCATCGCCACAGTCCCGACCGGCCACAAACGGCACGGCCGCCGATCGCCTGGCTGGTCGATGCGCCCATCCCCGAATTCGCGGCATTCTATCGAGACGAGGCCGGCCCGGACGATCTGTTGCTGCTTCCCACTCGCCGCTTCGGCGCGGGCGCGCAGGGCTGGCCGCAGATCGGGCGCGAGCGTACCGCCGACCTGACCACGTTGCGGCGCTCCGCCACGCTCCGCCTCCGCGCCGGTGCGGCGCCGCTGGCCGCGCAGATGCTGGCGGCGGATGCGCGCCTGGCGGCGGCCCATGCGCGCGGCCTGTCCGCTGCCCACACCCATCTCGTTGTCGCCCAGACGCTGCTGCCACATCTCTGGCGCTCCGGCGTACTGCAGGGCCGGCGCTTCGAAGTACTGCTCGACCGGCTGCCGATGCAGTCCTTGCAGGCCATCCTCGATGCGGCGCATGCGCGTCATCCCGAAAGCTCGACGCTGAGCGATTTTCGTGCTCCCGAACCGATCGTCGCGGCGGAAAGCGCCGCGCTTGCGGCGGCATACCGTCTGATCACGCCACACCGCACGGTGGCCGGATGCTTCCCGTATCGCGTCGAGCTGGTCGACTGGGCGGCGGCCACACCCCTTCCTGTGCGCCGTGGCGGACGCACCTTCCTGTTCGCCGGCCCCGCCGTGGCGCGCAAGGGCATCCATGCGATGCGCGAGGCGATGACCGGGCTCGATATCGACCTGGCGATCGAGCGTGATGCGATAGAGGAACCGGATTTCTGGTCCGGCCTGACGGTTCGCCACCTTGGCAATGGCGAACCGCCGACCGAGTTGGCGGGGGTCGTTCTCCCTGCCCTGTTCGAACACCGCCCGCGCACGTTGCTGCGCGCACTTGCGGCGGGGCTGCCGGTGATCGCGACGGCCGCCTGCGGCCTGCCGCCTCAACCGGGCCTGACGCTGATCGAGCCGGATGATCCCGGCCATCTGCGCGACGGATTGCTTGCCGCGCTCTGA
- a CDS encoding fatty acyl-AMP ligase yields MTTDTLPQDGRLDERSAAAPLIATPTDDGLPRRFADFETLGAALDYAASGSRGLNFHDARGTLSRPYPFSEMRDDALAMARRLIAAGVMPADRIALVAETGPEFAAIFFGVIYAGGWPVPLPLPTSFGGRDSYIEQLRVQLSSCDPTMLIYPPELAQMAGEAAKIAGVEGIDWSEFERREAPEVSLPQARGSDVAYLQYSSGSTRFPHGVAITHHALLNNLAAHSHGMDITDSDRCVSWLPWYHDMGLVGCFLSVVANQVSTDYLKTEDFARRPLAWLDLISRNKGTTLSYSPTFGYDICARRMSSQTKASDRFDLSRWRVAGNGADMIRPDVMQSFVDAFADAGFKATAFLPSYGLAEATLAVTIMPPGEGIRVELVEETQLSGVPHGQDRPQRFRAIVNCGKPVRDMKVEIREEDGTPLPERAIGKVWCAGPSLMVGYFRDEASTEACMSDGWLDTGDMGYISDGYVYIVGRAKDMIIVNGRNHWPQDIEWAVEQLPGFKAGDIAAFAITTPGGEETPAVLVQCRSSDDAERVRLREEIRERVRSVTGMNCVIELIPPRTLPRTSSGKLSRAKARNLYLNGDIKPYDLAA; encoded by the coding sequence ATGACGACCGATACACTGCCTCAGGACGGGCGACTGGACGAGCGGAGCGCTGCAGCGCCCCTCATCGCTACGCCGACCGATGACGGCTTGCCGCGGCGCTTTGCCGATTTCGAAACGCTGGGCGCGGCGCTCGACTATGCCGCCAGCGGATCGCGGGGACTCAATTTCCATGACGCGCGCGGTACATTGTCGCGCCCCTATCCGTTCAGCGAGATGCGCGATGATGCGCTCGCCATGGCGCGCCGCCTGATCGCCGCCGGGGTCATGCCGGCGGACCGGATCGCACTCGTCGCCGAAACCGGTCCGGAATTCGCCGCCATCTTCTTCGGCGTGATCTATGCCGGCGGCTGGCCGGTGCCGCTGCCGCTGCCGACTTCGTTCGGCGGCCGCGATTCCTATATCGAGCAGCTGCGTGTCCAGCTTTCGAGCTGCGACCCGACGATGCTGATCTATCCGCCCGAACTCGCCCAGATGGCCGGCGAAGCGGCAAAGATCGCCGGAGTCGAGGGAATCGACTGGTCGGAATTCGAACGGCGCGAGGCGCCCGAAGTGTCGCTGCCCCAGGCGCGCGGCAGCGACGTGGCCTATCTGCAATATTCGAGCGGCTCGACCCGCTTCCCGCACGGCGTCGCGATCACGCATCATGCGCTGCTCAACAACCTTGCCGCGCACAGCCATGGCATGGATATCACGGACAGCGACCGCTGCGTCTCGTGGCTGCCCTGGTATCACGACATGGGCCTGGTCGGCTGCTTCCTGTCGGTGGTCGCCAACCAGGTATCGACCGATTATCTGAAGACCGAGGATTTCGCGCGCCGCCCGCTTGCCTGGCTGGATCTGATCAGCCGCAACAAGGGCACCACCCTCTCCTATTCGCCGACCTTCGGCTACGATATCTGCGCGCGCCGCATGTCGAGCCAGACCAAGGCGAGCGACCGCTTCGACCTGTCGCGCTGGCGCGTCGCCGGCAACGGTGCCGACATGATCCGCCCCGACGTGATGCAGTCATTCGTCGATGCGTTCGCCGATGCCGGGTTCAAGGCAACCGCTTTCCTGCCCAGCTACGGCCTTGCCGAGGCGACGCTGGCAGTGACGATCATGCCGCCGGGCGAAGGCATCCGCGTCGAGCTGGTCGAGGAAACCCAGCTGTCGGGCGTTCCCCATGGCCAGGATCGGCCGCAACGATTCCGCGCAATCGTCAATTGCGGCAAGCCGGTCCGCGACATGAAGGTCGAAATCCGCGAAGAGGACGGCACGCCGCTCCCCGAACGCGCGATCGGCAAGGTGTGGTGCGCCGGCCCGTCGCTGATGGTCGGTTATTTTCGCGACGAGGCATCGACCGAGGCGTGCATGTCCGACGGCTGGCTCGATACCGGCGACATGGGATATATCTCCGACGGCTATGTCTATATCGTCGGCCGCGCCAAGGACATGATCATCGTCAACGGCCGCAACCATTGGCCACAGGACATCGAATGGGCGGTCGAGCAGCTTCCCGGCTTCAAGGCCGGCGACATCGCCGCGTTCGCGATCACCACCCCTGGCGGTGAGGAAACCCCCGCCGTGCTGGTTCAGTGCCGCAGTTCCGATGATGCCGAACGCGTCCGCCTGCGCGAGGAAATTCGCGAGCGAGTTCGCTCGGTCACCGGCATGAACTGCGTGATCGAACTGATCCCGCCGCGCACCCTGCCACGGACCAGCTCGGGCAAGCTGAGTCGGGCGAAAGCCCGCAACCTCTATCTCAATGGCGACATCAAACCGTACGATCTGGCGGCATAA
- the rplK gene encoding 50S ribosomal protein L11, with product MAKKITGYIKLQVPAGKANPSPPIGPALGQRGVNIMEFCKAFNAQTGDQEAGTPLPTVITVYADRSFSFETKMPPASYLIKKAAGLKSGSKEPGKVSAGKIKRSALSEIAQTKMKDLNANDIEAATRIIEGSARAMGLEVVEG from the coding sequence ATGGCAAAAAAGATTACCGGATACATCAAGCTGCAGGTGCCGGCCGGCAAGGCCAACCCCAGCCCGCCGATCGGCCCGGCCTTGGGTCAGCGCGGCGTCAATATCATGGAATTCTGCAAGGCGTTCAACGCGCAGACCGGTGACCAGGAAGCGGGCACGCCCCTTCCCACCGTCATCACCGTTTATGCCGATCGCAGCTTCTCGTTCGAAACGAAGATGCCGCCTGCATCGTACCTGATCAAGAAGGCCGCCGGCCTGAAGTCGGGTTCGAAGGAGCCGGGCAAGGTTTCCGCCGGAAAGATCAAGCGCTCGGCGCTGAGCGAAATCGCTCAGACCAAGATGAAGGATCTGAACGCGAACGATATCGAAGCGGCAACGCGCATCATCGAGGGCTCGGCCCGCGCGATGGGCCTCGAAGTGGTGGAGGGCTGA
- the rplA gene encoding 50S ribosomal protein L1, which translates to MAKLTKKAKTLATTVDREKLHGIDEAISIARANATAKFDETIEVALNLGVDPRHADQMVRGVVTLPKGTGKTVRVGVFAKGAKADEAREAGADVVGAEDLMEIVQGGTIDFDRCIATPDMMGIVGRLGKILGPKGMMPNPKLGTVTMNVGEAVKAAKGGQIEYRVEKAGIIHSGIGKASFPAEDLRANFDALVDAIVKAKPSGAKGKYVRKIAVSSSMGPGIKVDTAEVVAA; encoded by the coding sequence ATGGCAAAGCTGACCAAGAAGGCGAAGACCCTCGCCACGACCGTCGATCGTGAAAAACTCCACGGCATCGACGAAGCGATCTCGATCGCGCGCGCCAATGCCACCGCCAAGTTCGACGAGACGATCGAAGTCGCGCTGAACCTCGGCGTCGATCCGCGTCACGCCGACCAGATGGTCCGTGGCGTCGTCACCCTGCCCAAGGGCACCGGCAAGACGGTGCGCGTCGGCGTGTTCGCCAAGGGCGCCAAGGCTGACGAAGCACGCGAAGCCGGTGCCGATGTCGTCGGTGCGGAAGACCTGATGGAAATCGTCCAGGGCGGCACGATCGATTTCGATCGCTGCATCGCGACCCCGGACATGATGGGCATCGTCGGTCGTCTCGGCAAGATCCTCGGACCGAAGGGCATGATGCCCAACCCGAAGCTCGGCACCGTGACGATGAACGTCGGCGAAGCGGTCAAGGCAGCCAAGGGCGGCCAGATCGAATATCGCGTCGAAAAGGCCGGCATCATTCATTCGGGTATCGGCAAGGCGTCGTTCCCGGCGGAAGATCTGCGCGCGAACTTCGACGCGCTGGTCGATGCGATCGTCAAGGCCAAGCCGTCGGGCGCCAAGGGCAAGTATGTCCGCAAGATCGCGGTCAGCTCGTCAATGGGCCCGGGCATCAAGGTCGACACTGCCGAGGTCGTCGCGGCGTAA
- a CDS encoding YfiR family protein yields the protein MESKFPSDAAEQAIAVSRTIGGIISYTRWPVNPQQLRLCISGATQIALRPAEIDRNASRPVALRKIAAGGTTSDCDILYLGAMAPDQQRQMISGIHGRGVLSIAETDPLCRGGTMFCLHLRSGSLGFRLSVDAISRGTVRVDPRVLRISSASGGPA from the coding sequence ATGGAATCGAAATTTCCATCCGACGCGGCCGAGCAGGCGATTGCCGTGTCGCGCACCATAGGCGGGATCATCAGCTACACACGCTGGCCGGTGAACCCTCAGCAATTGCGGCTCTGCATCAGCGGCGCCACCCAGATCGCGCTCCGGCCGGCCGAGATCGACCGCAATGCGAGCCGGCCGGTCGCGCTGCGCAAGATCGCTGCGGGTGGCACGACCAGCGACTGCGATATTCTCTATCTCGGGGCGATGGCGCCGGACCAGCAACGCCAGATGATCTCCGGCATTCATGGCCGCGGCGTGCTGTCGATCGCCGAAACCGACCCCCTATGCCGCGGCGGTACCATGTTCTGCCTGCATTTGCGGTCCGGCTCGCTCGGCTTCCGGCTCAGCGTCGACGCCATTTCACGCGGCACGGTCCGGGTCGACCCTCGCGTGCTGCGCATCTCGTCCGCGAGTGGGGGGCCGGCATGA
- a CDS encoding MliC family protein, with protein sequence MRGPLLALGVLLMLAGCDQDDQVEVNQSGKTLLPVANQAAGSDADNPVTADAGNASHVDSAAGSERFTCNNGAGVIVTYGDDSAALLINGEAYELPAVSAASGSKYMSVTGMTKGKSLAWWSEGNRALLIEAPIGDTSGDRQVVLKCRLAADAKAQPDIG encoded by the coding sequence ATGCGTGGACCGTTACTCGCCCTGGGCGTGCTGCTGATGCTCGCAGGCTGTGATCAGGACGATCAGGTTGAGGTCAATCAAAGCGGCAAAACCCTGCTGCCCGTGGCCAATCAAGCGGCCGGTTCGGACGCGGACAATCCCGTGACGGCGGATGCCGGCAATGCGTCACATGTCGACAGCGCGGCCGGTTCGGAGCGCTTCACCTGCAACAATGGAGCCGGGGTCATCGTTACGTATGGCGATGACAGCGCCGCCTTGCTGATCAATGGCGAAGCGTATGAACTGCCCGCTGTTTCGGCGGCATCGGGATCGAAATATATGAGCGTCACCGGGATGACCAAGGGCAAGAGCCTGGCCTGGTGGAGCGAAGGCAACCGCGCGCTGCTGATCGAGGCGCCGATCGGCGACACATCCGGCGACAGGCAAGTCGTTCTGAAATGCAGATTGGCGGCCGATGCGAAGGCGCAACCCGATATCGGCTGA
- a CDS encoding regulatory protein RecX: protein MSSDRPSRERPNRERRVVPPLDAGALERLALRYVERFSTTRARLAEYLTRKIRTRGWEGDGADPVAIAERMAELGYIDDRAFGEARASAMARRGLGKRRVTGAFRQAGIDAEDAEALAPAIEARALDAALTFARKKRIGPFAPEAADRPLREKQIAAMIRGGHEFTLSRRIATMAPGEDIDTLSRDWP from the coding sequence ATGTCGTCAGATCGCCCATCCCGGGAGCGCCCGAACCGCGAACGCCGTGTCGTTCCACCGCTCGATGCGGGCGCGCTGGAGCGGCTGGCGCTGCGCTATGTCGAGCGTTTCTCCACCACCAGGGCGCGGCTTGCCGAGTATCTGACGCGCAAGATTCGCACGCGCGGCTGGGAAGGCGATGGCGCCGATCCGGTTGCGATTGCCGAGCGCATGGCCGAACTGGGCTATATCGACGACCGTGCGTTCGGCGAGGCGCGGGCGTCTGCGATGGCGCGGCGCGGCTTGGGCAAGCGGCGCGTGACCGGTGCATTCCGCCAGGCCGGGATCGATGCGGAAGATGCCGAGGCGCTCGCGCCGGCAATCGAGGCACGCGCGCTGGATGCGGCGCTGACTTTCGCGCGCAAGAAGCGCATCGGACCTTTTGCGCCCGAAGCGGCGGATCGCCCGTTGCGCGAAAAGCAGATCGCGGCGATGATCCGTGGCGGGCATGAATTTACCCTGTCACGGCGGATCGCCACCATGGCGCCGGGCGAGGATATCGACACATTGTCCCGGGACTGGCCGTAA
- the nusG gene encoding transcription termination/antitermination protein NusG, whose amino-acid sequence MSRWYIIHAYSGFEGKVRDSIMAEATRMGLEQLVEQIEVPTETVTEARRGKKIAVERKFMPGYVLAKLNMNDDVYHLVKNTPKVTGFLGSMGKPQPISEAEAARMLNSKEEAAAAPKAKMKVDYEIGDSVKVLDGPFASFNGIVEELDFDRSRVKVSVSIFGRATPVELEFEQVERAK is encoded by the coding sequence ATGTCGCGCTGGTACATCATTCACGCTTATTCCGGTTTCGAGGGCAAGGTCCGCGATTCGATTATGGCTGAGGCGACCCGCATGGGTCTCGAGCAGCTGGTCGAGCAGATCGAGGTCCCGACCGAAACGGTGACCGAAGCCCGCCGCGGCAAGAAGATCGCGGTCGAGCGCAAGTTCATGCCCGGCTACGTCCTCGCCAAGCTCAACATGAACGACGACGTCTATCACCTGGTCAAGAACACGCCGAAGGTGACCGGCTTCCTCGGATCGATGGGCAAGCCCCAGCCGATCAGCGAAGCCGAAGCCGCGCGGATGCTCAATTCGAAGGAAGAAGCCGCCGCCGCGCCCAAGGCCAAGATGAAGGTCGATTACGAGATCGGCGATTCGGTCAAGGTGCTCGACGGCCCGTTCGCGAGCTTCAACGGCATCGTCGAGGAACTCGATTTCGACCGCAGCCGCGTCAAGGTGTCGGTGTCGATCTTCGGTCGCGCCACCCCGGTCGAGCTGGAGTTCGAGCAGGTCGAGCGCGCGAAGTAA
- the secE gene encoding preprotein translocase subunit SecE encodes MARTTPLEFIRQVQAETKKVVWPSRRETIMTGVMVMIMTTLLAIFFLGIDSVFEMVVAFLLSLAKG; translated from the coding sequence GTGGCACGAACGACACCACTCGAATTCATCCGGCAGGTTCAGGCCGAGACCAAGAAGGTCGTCTGGCCATCGCGTCGCGAGACGATCATGACCGGCGTGATGGTGATGATCATGACGACGTTGCTGGCGATCTTCTTCCTCGGCATCGATTCGGTGTTCGAGATGGTCGTCGCGTTCCTGTTGTCGCTGGCCAAGGGTTGA
- a CDS encoding putative bifunctional diguanylate cyclase/phosphodiesterase has protein sequence MSTQPSSQFAQPRIDARALLGLYDPADTTDWAPIRAAQLNAGSQLAVFLFGANLVGAALVFLLLASIAPLWALASWGAVTAAVGAAITFRRLASRSRTGHTATLADVRDTVLEGIALAAVWSVPPLAFGVKADANVALGLWIVLSVLMTASAVAMAALPLATLAFLGILGASIAVMLFVLTGPLLAAAALLFTVLLMLGCFVRGKSLVVIRAGEIALAERDETVSLLLREFEENSADWLWETDAQRRIVRASPRFAHSVGLDPLAVNGMPFLQVLAGPTWEAGNFAAGLRTLADKLKGREAFRDLLLPVQVQGVERWWEIAASPRFDERGGFIGFRGVGSDVTEQRASADKINKMARFDTLTGLPNRLLINEALARAMAEADKWGSRCAFMMIDLDRFKAINDTLGHPIGDRLLGRVSERLNQLITDNETIGRLGGDEFAVVVRDATDSARVEKLAQSIIATLSKPYELDQHTLYIGASIGVATGPRDGRTAEMLIRSADLALYRSKDAGGGTFHCYEPQLHVQAEERRVLEMALRKALQNGEMHLNYQPVVAADTGELTGFEALLRWIHPEFGNISPVKFVPLAEDARLIAPIGEWVLRTACEEATRWNHPVRVAVNVSPEQLHNPAFVAVVASALAQSGLPADRLELEVTESVFMKEGTCAIQVLEKILDMGVRLSLDDFGTGYSSLGYLSRTRFSSIKIDRSFVQGASQGVPEAIAIIRAVVALAQSLGMATTAEGVETEAEHLMVQDLGCSKVQGYYFGRPLPVEEARAIVNHGQRDAAAA, from the coding sequence GTGAGCACCCAGCCTTCCTCCCAATTCGCCCAGCCGCGCATCGATGCGCGCGCGCTCCTTGGCTTGTACGATCCGGCGGATACGACGGATTGGGCGCCGATCCGGGCCGCGCAGCTCAATGCGGGCAGTCAGCTCGCGGTATTCCTGTTCGGTGCGAATCTGGTCGGCGCGGCGCTTGTCTTCCTGCTTCTTGCATCGATCGCACCGCTATGGGCGCTGGCGAGCTGGGGTGCGGTCACCGCCGCGGTCGGCGCCGCCATCACGTTTCGCCGACTCGCCTCGCGCAGCCGCACCGGCCACACCGCAACCTTGGCCGACGTGCGTGACACCGTGCTCGAGGGAATCGCGCTCGCCGCCGTCTGGTCGGTGCCGCCACTCGCCTTCGGGGTGAAGGCCGACGCCAATGTCGCGCTCGGCCTGTGGATCGTCCTGTCGGTCCTGATGACCGCGTCCGCCGTGGCGATGGCGGCACTCCCACTCGCCACGCTCGCCTTTCTCGGCATCCTCGGCGCCTCGATCGCGGTCATGCTGTTCGTGCTGACCGGCCCGCTGCTCGCCGCCGCCGCGTTGCTCTTCACCGTTTTGCTGATGCTCGGCTGCTTCGTGCGCGGCAAATCGCTGGTGGTGATCCGCGCCGGCGAAATCGCGCTCGCCGAACGCGATGAAACCGTCAGCCTGTTGCTGCGCGAGTTCGAGGAGAACAGCGCCGACTGGCTATGGGAAACCGACGCCCAGCGCCGCATCGTGCGCGCTTCGCCGCGTTTCGCCCATTCGGTCGGCCTCGACCCGCTCGCGGTCAATGGCATGCCGTTCCTGCAGGTGCTGGCCGGCCCGACCTGGGAAGCGGGCAATTTCGCCGCCGGCCTGCGCACGCTGGCCGACAAGCTGAAAGGACGCGAGGCGTTTCGCGACCTGCTGCTGCCCGTCCAGGTGCAGGGTGTGGAGCGCTGGTGGGAAATCGCCGCCTCCCCACGCTTCGATGAACGTGGCGGGTTCATCGGCTTTCGCGGCGTCGGGTCCGATGTCACCGAGCAGCGCGCATCGGCCGACAAGATCAACAAGATGGCGCGCTTCGACACGCTGACCGGCCTGCCCAACCGTTTGCTGATCAACGAAGCGCTGGCCCGGGCGATGGCGGAGGCCGACAAATGGGGCAGCCGCTGCGCCTTCATGATGATCGACCTCGACCGGTTCAAGGCGATCAACGATACGCTCGGCCATCCGATCGGCGACCGCCTGCTCGGCCGCGTGTCGGAGCGGCTCAATCAGTTGATCACCGACAATGAGACGATCGGGCGCCTGGGCGGCGACGAGTTTGCCGTGGTGGTGCGCGATGCGACCGATTCAGCCCGGGTCGAAAAGCTTGCCCAGTCGATCATCGCCACTTTGTCCAAGCCCTATGAGCTCGACCAGCACACGCTCTATATCGGCGCCAGCATCGGCGTCGCCACCGGCCCGCGCGACGGCCGCACCGCGGAGATGCTGATCCGCTCCGCCGACCTCGCGCTGTATCGCTCGAAGGATGCCGGCGGCGGCACCTTCCACTGCTACGAGCCACAGCTCCATGTGCAGGCCGAGGAGCGCCGCGTACTCGAAATGGCGCTGCGCAAGGCACTGCAGAATGGCGAGATGCACCTCAATTATCAGCCGGTGGTTGCCGCCGACACCGGCGAACTGACCGGTTTCGAGGCGCTGCTGCGCTGGATTCATCCCGAGTTCGGCAACATTTCGCCGGTCAAGTTCGTACCGCTGGCCGAGGACGCGCGGCTGATCGCGCCGATCGGCGAATGGGTGCTGCGTACCGCGTGCGAGGAAGCCACGCGCTGGAATCACCCGGTACGCGTCGCGGTCAACGTTTCGCCCGAACAGCTGCACAATCCGGCCTTTGTCGCCGTGGTCGCCTCCGCGCTCGCGCAAAGCGGGCTGCCCGCCGACCGGCTCGAACTGGAAGTGACCGAGAGCGTGTTCATGAAGGAGGGCACCTGTGCGATCCAGGTCCTCGAGAAGATCCTCGACATGGGCGTCCGCCTCAGTCTCGACGATTTCGGCACCGGCTATTCCTCGCTCGGCTATCTCAGCCGCACGCGCTTTTCCTCGATCAAGATCGACCGCAGCTTCGTGCAGGGGGCGTCGCAGGGCGTGCCCGAGGCGATCGCGATCATTCGTGCCGTCGTCGCGCTCGCACAAAGCCTGGGCATGGCCACCACCGCCGAAGGGGTGGAAACCGAAGCCGAGCATCTGATGGTGCAGGATCTCGGCTGCTCCAAGGTCCAGGGCTATTATTTCGGCCGTCCGTTGCCGGTCGAGGAAGCCCGCGCGATCGTCAATCATGGACAAAGAGACGCAGCGGCCGCTTGA